Part of the Nicotiana sylvestris chromosome 2, ASM39365v2, whole genome shotgun sequence genome, tggctatttttacaTTTCAAATTTATACCGAGTATCATATCATAAACCGAAATATTGAAACAGAGCGAAAAAAAATTATTTCGGTTTGGTAATTTTAATTTTGCCAAATCTTGTGGACGGCAGAAAGCTTGGAGGTTGTCAAAGCTATATATAAGTGTAACGCACTACCAGTTATCACACCAGCGAAAAGTTTAATCGCCCGTTTCGCCATAaaaattttttcactttttttcactttttcacttttttcgaaATTGGTGTTTGtccataaaaattttaaatttcacttgaagttgaattttgaaaatttgaaaaactccataaaattatttttcaaaattttcacttcaaattactcacaaaaattcaaaaacaactcCAAATCGTATTCATGTCCAAAGACATTTTTAATATTCAAATAGCATTTTTAcattaaaataaatttattttttcggaactttacaattcttatgtccaaacgcccactaagttTATACACTAATGAGTGCAACAAACGGTTATATTGATTAGATCATTTACAAGgtaattattaaaaaattaagTAGTAACATAATAAATACAATAACTAATTTATTATAACAGGTAAAATTAACTAATAATATAAAAATGTTGCACTATGTCCTTTCAAGAACATCCGATAAAaattaaaatggtaaaaatattaCTCTCTCCGGTTCGCAATAAGTGAccattttacctttttattttggtcTAAAATAAGTGTTGATTTACATAATCAgaaaggaattaattttattcttTCAAAATTTGCCATTATTTACATATTCTAATGTGTCAAGGTAACAATTAATTAAGGTTAATGTagtgaatatttttttttaactagAAGTTCATATTTCCTTAATGGATGTGTCAAATGTGGAATATATTATAAGAgtccgtttggacataagaatttttttcccttttttcgaaaatttttaacttttttttcgaaatcagtgtttggccataaaatttccaattttcacttgaagatgaattttgaaatttttcaaaaatttgaaaaactccaaaaaaatatttttcaaaattttcattcagATCACTCATAAAACTtaaaaaaataacccaaaattatatttatgtctaaacacaactctaatttcaaatatcattttcacttgaaaatttttttcacttttctttttggaattttatatAATTCCTATGTCCAAACACCCACTAAGGCCATCTCCAACCTTACCCTCATTCCCCGTAATGGGGGCAATTTTTGGGATAATTTAGCTCCAACCCTCCCCCATTTTTGTCCCCAAAATGGGGGATGAATAATGTTCCCTCAAATATGGGGTACACTATTCATCTCCCCCATTACTATTCAttactttttattattattttattatttaatattttaatttatctctttatatatacctaattatgtttatgtaatgtctttataatatcaattttacatcttaacttttggtttataattttgataaattaattttcgtgcatttattatttttatgtaaaattgtaagttaattttattataagttataattgtacaaaaaacatataattatcttAAAAAATGAATGGTCcgaatataaaatattagatgttgctaaaattgaaaagtGAAGATTGAAAATACAATAAatgaaaatacattaaaattgaaaatacattaaattaaaatacataaaaattaaaaatacggTAAATAACATAATAACTTAGTAGGGAGCTATGTATCGCaataattttacttttatttgaattattagttaatatataataattgcttacaaattatattatttaaaattttatggaattgttttaatggaaattactaattaataaaaataaaagatggaatttgtttaatgaaaattaaaaaataaattaaaatgaaagataataatataatatagaaaagagaagaatataaaaaagttttaaaaaaaatgaaaaaatgattgAAGTAAGTTATCCCAAAatgagaaaataataaaaaatagggTAAAGGTTGAAAGGTACCGAGTCttgaatttaaaaaaaatcagagaCAGAGAGCACGCAAATTAGTGCACAAAATTAAACTCCTTCCAAAATCAGAGAAATAAAGTTGGGAACATTGTACAGTTTTTTATAACCAATAAAAACCGGACATCAGAAGCACACGCGTGGATGTCACTTGTCGGATTAACGTGCGTCCACTAAGAGACGACAGGTTCACGGACCATGCACTGTCCAATAATCATCTGCAAAATCGCACCCTCCGCcaatcaatttaaaatctcatTGGTCGTGATCTTCACGCACACTTTACCGCGAGTGTTTGCTCTTATAACAACTTTATGATATCATCATATTGGTCCACGTACTCATCATACAGCAAAATGTAGCAGTGACTATTTCGTAATTCCATTTGACTTCAAGGGGTAAATGTTATATCAAAATTTGTATTCTTCTACCACAATCAATATCAATTTTTGAACGCAGGTACGATAAACAGCAGCCAGGAGAAGGGTAAAGTCTCAATTCAAAACATACACAGAGGGAGAGAGTGAGAGATCGGTGTTTATAGTGGGATTATATTTGTAtattatctctctctctctcgtttCGCGTAATCCATGGGTCTGTGGGAAGCTTTTCTCAATTGGCTTCGAAGGTACTTTTTATGTTTCATATCAAGTGGAACgaattaataaaatttatatagtCGATTTCAACTAATTGAGAGATTGAGTCTGTAGTTGATTAATATTTTGCGAGCTCTAGGTTGTAAGTTTTGACCGTTGAAGAAATTCATATAGCCGCCCTTCAGACCGAGACATAGTTGTTGCTGtgttcttcttctttgttttttttataattgTGTATTTTGATTTTTTGGTATGTTATCAATTTAACGTCAATTATGATTGCCGATGCTTGTGTTCTCCATGTGTTTTGGTCATATTTGGAATTGAATGAGATGAGCtgtggatttttatttttattttggtttttgtttcaggatgagcaaaatttgccatcaaTCACATTTTAGGTTAATGAGTTTCTTTTTTGCTTGTTACATGATGAGCTGTAATTGTTAGTGAATTATATTTTAGATTAAGGAGTCTCTTTGGTTTGCTGAGGTTCCGATGTGAGTTTTGTTCTTAATGATCATTTACGGATATGCCTGTTGTATCGTAGAAATTTCTATCACTAACATCAAAGACATGCGAAACATGTCTTCCGCACCCCCCCAAAGATATCCTACGAGCTGGAAGTAGTGTTTCTATGCATTAGATTGTCTCTTTTTTACGTTTTTTTAATCAATCTCTCTGACAAAAACTTTATTCTTTTGGCATCATGTCGTCTTATTTTATATATGTTCCAGATTCGATAATATTATCGTAATTCTTCACCAATATTTGCAGATTTTTCTACATACGTTCTGATTCTTGAATTTAGGCTTATCTTACTCAACGTGTGTGACTTCTTGAGGTTTGTTTCTGTAGACAGATTGTTGCCTGGTCATCGCGACTGCCTCTTGTTAGAAACACAACGTGTAGTTGTTAGTACAAGATGTTGTGTCACATTTCCGTATGGTTGGGATATCTTTTTCTAGTCTTAAAAAGGTCTAGATACTGAGAGATAGAAACAATTTGTCAAGAGAATTGTCAGTGGCCCTTTGTTCCTTTAGTACATTTCGGAAGTTGAGAGTTTTCTTTGAGTCCCATCACATGTTTGAAACTTTGAACGTCCAATCAAGCTCAAGAGGCTTGGGTTGATGAACCCCACCAGTGGACTAATTATTGCTTTTACTTTTGTTTATCCATCTTTCCTCATTGCATAAATAGTTTACACAGTGTGCTGTGTACAGACTATTTGCTTGCTATTGGTGTTTGTATAAATTTTTTGTGCAGTTACTCCAATTTGAATATTCACTTTAGAGTTAGACAAAGGAAACTTACTGTCATCTTGATTCTAAGCTGGGCTAGTATTATAAAACTGTTGGAGTTTCTTTTTGCATTCACACTTGTGTAGCGCCTCTATGATTCCTTATGAACGTCTTCATTTTGCAGCCTCTTCTTTAAACAGGAAATGGAGCTTTCTTTGATAGGGCTGCAAAATGCAGGGAAAACTTCACTTGTAAATGTTATAGCTGTGAGTAGATAACTAACAACCTTTCTAGTGCCAGTATTTACATCTGTTGTTAACCTTTTATGTCCATATACGTGATGACTTACTAACTTTGCTCCACTTGTGTCATTCTAGACTGGTGGATATAGTGAAGATATGATACCAACTGTAAGTTTTCATCTTAAAGGAGCTATTCTATCTTTTAGTATTATGTGATACCACTTTCAATGTTACTAGATTCTTTGATAATACTATGAGAATTACTGGATATTCAGGTGGGATTTAACATGCGGAAAGTGACTAAAGGTAATGTCACTATAAAATTGTGGGACCTCGGAGGTCAACCCAGATTCCGTAGTATGTGGGAAAGATACTGTCGTGCAGTTTCAGCTATAGTGTATGTATCTATTCTCTTGCTTATTCAGTTGCTTTAAGTTGAAGCTGCTTTACTTACCTCACTGAACTTCTGCACTTAGAAGTAAATGAATTCAATTATATTCCAGATTTCCTCTATCAGCTAATTCACTTCACCTTGTCTACTTATGAGTGATTTATTCTTATGCATGGTATCATAATACTCTTGTAAGTCATAGAATTGTAGGAGACAACACATAGTAGATTGGAGGTCTTTTGGTATTCGGTTGAATTTAGTTTCATCCGACCATCATTTGTTTAGGAAAAGCTGTAGATCAGATTATCGGGCTTTTGATGGATCTATTTTACAGCCTGGGTTGGTAGAATTCCTTGCTTTCAGCCATTTCTTAACTCTAAAAGAACAATGCTAATCATGGACTTCAGGAGGGGTTTTGCATAATTTTCAAGGATTTGAAACACTTCTGAAGATGCAATTTTATACTTACAGGCTTGAGTATTTCTTTTCCATCTATTAGGCTTGAGTATTATGTTTGTGACTTCTTTACTTTCCTTCTCTGCAGTTATGTTGTTGATGCTGCTGATCATGATAACCTTAGCATTTCCAAAAGTGAACTCCATGACCTGTTGAACAAGCCATCATTGAGTGGTATTCCATTGCTGGTATTGGGAAACAAGATTGACAAGCCTGGAGCCCTGTCCAAGCAGGCTTTGACTGATGAAATGTAAGCAGAGAAATTTTTTATGAATTTGCTTGGTCTTAGTTTGCATTTGGGTTAATTCGAGTAACATTTGGGAAATTTACCTACCAAGTACATATCTTTCCCCTTAGAATGTTAAAATTGGAAATGAAGTAATTAAATAAAACGAAgggcttatatatatatatatatatatttctttatcTATGTACTCCTTTAAAGAACAATTGGTTGTTGTGCAGGGGATTGAAATCTATAACTGACAGAGAGGTATGCTGTTATATGATATCATGCAAAAATTCCACCAATATTGACTCAGTCATCGATTGGCTTGTTAAGCACTCAAAATCAAAGAGTTAAAAGATGACACCCTTTGTTCTGCTACTGATTTCGTATGGTAAATTTGTGAGGCTGTTGATTCCTTCTGCTGGTTTCTCCAGACTGCTATTGTATTGTAAATTAAATTATCTCTCGATTGAAAGAGCTGCTCATGTGTTTCTTTGTGATTGTCTTGCTCAGCCGTCAATTTTTGCCCGGCCTCGTATCGAGCTCAATATTTTAAGAGGTGGAGGCGTGAGGCGGGCGTTTTACCTGTGATGGGGCGAGGCGTAAGCCCTACGACATGGGGCGTAAGTCCCATagatctttaaattttactaatttcaagaattttaagataatataaaataaaaaataattataaaaattacaatagaatcacaaaattataacaaataatctatttaaaatatttataaattataattcaactatgaataatATGAAAACTATGACATATATCATACAAATTAGCTACAACGTCGTTATaactcaaacatcaaaagtaatgtattTGATGGGAAATCTTATATGTATCTATGAAGGAATAATaaatcttgaaagaatttcgatattataatttatattttttttaaatactccttttatttaatatgctttctatttgaaagagaattcatataaaaacataattcacaatttaaatatgattctctagcatcagttattttttaagtttcaacaagttaataaagtgacacataattcaccatgataactaattatttgtaaatagttactagctaataataggctattaaattaataaatattGTATCTCGTAAACATGGAAAAAAATATTTAGGTAAatagttataaaaaaaatattggaTTATTATATAATTAAGACATAAgaaaagttaataaataaatacttttaaatgaaagatttatttaaaacttaCTATCATAGAGTCTTAGTGGATAACGtgcaataattttattttaattatgacataaaatactctcAACTTAGTGATTAATGATTAAGAAAAAAGTAACTTTAAATAGTCAAcaatttattaagaaaatttgaggatttacaagGTTAGTTACATACAATTACATAAAGTTCTATTAGGCGAGCCCAGTACGCTGGGCGTTGGGCATGTCCGGGGCGTAAGCCCCGACGACCAAGGCGTAAGTCTCATGGAATTAAACCCCACACATAAGTCAGGAGCGTTTTACGAGTGCTCCGCCCCGGGGCGAGTCCCAATTCTGCCTTTTACAACAGAGATCGAGCTTGGCTGCCAGATCATTTCTACCCAGAGTACAATTTCATAACGCTTTTCCCTTTGTAGTAAGATTGACGGTGTAACGTAGGTTGTAGGATAATCGAACTGGTATGCCAAAAGATTTAATGTAAATTTCAAGATAGAACTGGTATTGGACCAGTCCAATACTACTGTTAATCAAATGGTTAATGTTCCTTGTGCGGTACTAATTGTATGCTTCACAACTGAAAGAATTTTGTGCCCTACAATTTGTGGATGAGCATAGTAAAAATTGCACGTGACgccttatttggtcgcccccatataacctatacccatatttttaaaattatttaacatATACCCTAATTTTTACAACTTcaggcatttcatttttcttgctACCTGTTCGCTCCTTTCTTCCTcctttcttttctactctttattttttgtaatttgtaGTATATTTTACTGCTGATTTGCTCATAGTGACTGTCATTTTTGTTGAAACAACGTTTTAGaacttttcttcatctatttataaTTCACTGTCTGTAtttattatatttgcaatgaATTCAAATTGATCCAGAAATGGAATATCAAACAGCAAACTGATTGCAGCTTTATTGATGCAATTCTTATACTAAGCTTGAAAGTTGAACTATTATGCTGAAGCTTTGAAACTTCAGCTAGTACGAATGTAGGACTAAAACTTCAatttatttagtgctgaagtttttacaaatgaactaacttcaacatgctgaagttcagcaaatagagaacaaaacttcaactAGTAGAATGCTTaaattcagcaattacaaacaacttCAGGTTCGTCTACTAAAATgctgaagtttgtgtgattgtctttgctacttcatgCCCGTATGCTTGAAGTTTACGCGAAAAgtaggtacgcttgcaatttttttttgcaaagcgagtataagttaaaacgtgacccaaaaagcaggTATAGATGCAAAACCCCATGAGCATATGCCAATTGAAGTGAGGTTGCTGCTGTTAACAACCCATGCAGCTACCATCACAAATGAATACCGGATACTTAGCATTATTCAATGGATCAATAAACGAATTTCCCAGTAATATCGACGTGCAGCCTGAAACCACTATCAAAACAATCATTTTGTGAATCATAGATTCATCAAGATTTTTTGTGGATCAACGGCAATTCAACCAGCTCTGTTATACAGCCACTTCGCACCAAAGACAAAAtatttattaaaacaaaaaagaaaaggctagcgACTTTTTGAAGATATACATTTTGCATGTCAACCACCAGAAAAAGGATTGCTATACTCCTTTTGCCTATAAACTTCACTATGACCAAATGCTATAATTAAGATCACTAGCAATGGACAAAAATCACCACATTTACAATTCTATCCACATATCAACAATAAATTGCCAACTGTACTGAAGATGAAAACCCAAGTGGTGGATCCAGCTAATGTCATCTGCATAAACAAGGAACGGTTTATAAGTAAATGATACCCTAAAGGCAACTTAATTAAGGTCTTACTGTATATCAATAAATCTTAAATCAATTTCACAGCAACCATAAGTTGTGATACAACATATTGAGAAACTTTTTGGTAAAAAAATATAAGATGCCCCTCGTAGTTGTCCGAAAAAGTCAGTTATATACTTCACCTTTACGGGCGACctaataccccctcattcttattttttatggaattaatACCATCCTAAAAGCTGAtgtgacaaaaaaaaaaaaaaaaaaaaagaggcgaGTGGGAGTCAAAATTCAAGgctaaaattaaaaagaaaaagaaagtgccTTCCCTATCCCCATCGTTCTCTCTCTTCAACTACCCCTCTTCTTCTCCTTGTCACTCCAAACCCAAGTATCAAAACCAAAATATTTGCGGAAAAAAGGGCTTCaattcatattttttatcttAATTATCTAACCCAATTTCCCTTTCACTGATTCAAACTCTTGAAGGACCAACAATGGAGGTTTCAAAATTTTTTTACCTCCAATCATTAGTTAAATTGATTTTGAACTCCAATTAGTAAACACATATGTGATAAGCACAAAATGGTAAGTTTGAATCAATTTTCAACGGTGGATATTTCCCAGAGACTTGGTGGTATGGCAGGCATAGTGGTGGTGAGTAGCGAATTTGGTGGATTGATGTGGTTATGATTATTGGTGGCGGAAGATGCGGGTTAATGATAGTGCGGTGGCAAAGGTGGTGGTGCTATGGCGGTTTGGTGGTGGATTGTGAAGAAAAAACAATGTGATGACATGGAaaacaatattttttaaaatcTGACATTATACTGATATGGCAATGACATGGGGCGAGTGTAGAACACCTTTCATTATGCAATTgggttgtgacgacccggccagtcgtctcatgagttaccgccccatttttcccattttctgtttcttcatgcttcgttatccgtattttgtgtgatcgagttgatttggagtggttttggtaggaaatgagacacttagtctcttttaagaagacttaagttggaaaagtcaaccggacgttgacttatgagttagagggatcggatgtgaattccgatggttcgattagccccgggaggtgatttgtgacttagaagtgtgatcggaagtggttttggaggtccggtgtagaatttggcttgaattggcgaagttagtattttggcgatttccggttgataggcaagattttgatccgggaatcggaatggaattccgagagttgctgtagcttcgttaggtgatttgggatatgtgtgcaaaatttcaggtcattcggacgtggtttggttgggtttttgatcgaatgcgtgttttggaagttttagaagaacttaagcttgaattcgatgtaatttgatggttttggtgttaattgaggtgttttgatgattgaaacaagtttggatgatgttttaggatgtgttggtgcttttggttgaggtcccagtggcctcgggtgagtttcgggtggttaaacggactatttcatctttagaaaagttgcagatttttgtttAGCTTCAGCTGTGCACCAGAAAATTTCTGGTGCGAGGAGTctagtttggaagctcatatcttgaaatatataaggaatcagaaaaagtgcaaaacatgaaagttgtagcccttgcattctagtttccagaaagttaaaccattcatgatttggatattctatcagaaagttatgatgaATCGAATATGGCTGGTGGATCAGTTTtgacagaattttctgatgcactttagaagctcatatctcggaatatataaagagttatatggtgtacaacctatcaaatgaaagatcttcgagtctagtttttaaatattcaaaccgtttgtcatttggatatttccacaaggagttataggcgttttaacagaaggtgtacagcagggaaaatggtaagaggatgtacaacctgcacagcgcaaggtacaccttgatgaagcctgggcagaatgtttttaagtcctcttgtccgcgatttgggtccatttttcagccatagttgatcattttgagagctttgtgaaggaaattgaagagggattcaaggagaaacgtttggaggtaagaatttcggacctaaaactcatttatattgtgaaatccacctagaaaatcattgaattcttgctaaaaatggaagaaatagggcttgggattttgagattttgattggggatttggaggaccatttggggtcggatttgagaacttttggtatgtatgaactcgtggggagataaggaacccgttgatgtaaaaatttctgaatttcgagaagtgggcccggggctcgggttttgccaatttcgagaATTTTGATATTTTGCGATTGTTTTCAATTGGGTATTGTTTCTTTAGCATAATGTGACatgttcgttgtgattttggtcagattcgacgcgcgaggaggccaatttgagagacAAGGacatagcgagctagagctttggccagtttgaggggagtaatgattttaaatgatgtcctcagggtttgaaactccggattttgcacaacgtagtgctatactgagatgagacacacactgcgtgatgagcgtggggttcattgctactggggattgtgacttggtccatcccaattgatattttcactacattttgactgagacttatgcATTGTCATCCTGacttgggctagttgccatgtttggggccttgtgccgacctgtagaacccttatgggatttttgactggttttcctcacttatttgctaaaatcatatcctcggtcatgtttctaattgtttaaaaatgatatGAACCGGGTTATGAAATGTTAACCATAAATAAGAGAAAtatgtgggctgagatccctacctTATATTTTGTGCCCGAAAGGCTGTGAttataatgactgagaggggttgaggacccaatagtgaggatattatatatgatattggatcgggctgcacgccgcagcaaatacatatattggatcgggctgcacgccgcagcaaatacttatatggaccgggctgcgcgccacagcaaatatgcaaatacatatattggatcaggctgcacgccgcagcaaataCTTATATGGACCAGGTTGCGCGCCGCgacaaatatataaatatatatatatatatatatatggatcgagctgcacgccgcagcaatatagcgcttgggctgtaggagccctccggagtctacacacccccagtgagcgcagttgactattattattatggatcggactGTACGCCACAgcatatacggatcgggctgtacgccgcagcggtatatatatatatgtttcgaTTTCCGTTATTGTGAGAAGTGTATGAATTGAGTATTGAGGGTaagaaataagtaaatgaacagAAATGCTCGAAGAGCAAATTTATACTAGATTAATGCCTGTCAAATTACCTGTTTTCACCTGGTTCAAAGAgtttcattcaattttctttactacttgctctttaaatggttttactgctttgatatagaactgcttagtgcctttacgtgatttcataccgtcagccattatttattgttattactcactgggtcggagtactcacattactccctgcaccgtgtgtgcaggtacaggtgtcCCTGAGGTgtagagcgagctttcctgccgttcagtttttcatcggagttatcgaggtagctgcatgacgtccgcagaccgatttctccctctatctttctttactattccacattttagacatatttctgcaATAGgctgttgaaaccttgtattagaggctcagacttgtgacaccagatcattgggcaTTTGTAGAGATTTCATTATGGCCTTCCACATATTTCAATCTTTTATttcagacttctacttatattaaattggtatctatttctgaaaattggtaatgaattctaataAGAAGGGATTGTGAGTGGTAATTgttcgggcttgcctagcatcgtgttgggcgccatcaagaccgggattggggtcgtgacatgggTATATCAGTTCCAGGGTGGTATTAGTTCCACAATTGGATCACTCGTAAAAGGTTAAGTATATAACTGACTTTTTCAGGCAACTACAGGGGGAAACTTATGTATTTTCCCAAACTTTTTGCATAACGACAACATATTGAGAAACTTCAAAAGCAAATTAAAAAAGACAACATTCGGAAACTACAAAAGTGAACACAACAAGAATTTGCGACCTTGTATTAACAAGATAGCAGTATTCAGGCTGATAGCATTCCATCCTCCAAATTAAGCAAATGTGATCGACTCTTAACACGATGACGCGCGCTAGGAGCTCCTAGAGCAGTATACCAGATACCAAAATTCTATATTGAAAACTTAAGCAACATACCGAGTgtgatcccacaagtggggtctgggagggtgAGTGCACGCAAGACCGTAACCCT contains:
- the LOC104234484 gene encoding ADP-ribosylation factor-like protein 8a; the protein is MGLWEAFLNWLRSLFFKQEMELSLIGLQNAGKTSLVNVIATGGYSEDMIPTVGFNMRKVTKGNVTIKLWDLGGQPRFRSMWERYCRAVSAIVYVVDAADHDNLSISKSELHDLLNKPSLSGIPLLVLGNKIDKPGALSKQALTDEMGLKSITDREVCCYMISCKNSTNIDSVIDWLVKHSKSKS